CGCCTCGTGCTCACCGTCGCCGGCCTGCGCGGGCGCTGAGCCTCACCGCCGAGCCCGCCCGGAGACGCCGAAGGGCGCCGACTCCCGAAGGAGTCGGCGCCCTGCGCGTACGACGGGGGTGGGCCTGGCGTCAGAGCGACGCGGCGCGCTTGGCGATCGCGGACTTGCGGTTCGCGGCCTGGTTCTTGTGGATGACGCCCTTGGAGGCGGCCTTGTCGAGCTTCTTGGACGCGTCGCGGCCGAGCTCGATCGCCTTGTCCTTCTCGCCGGCCTCGGCGGCCTCGCGGAACTTGCGGACAGCGGTCTTCAGGCCGGTCTTGACCGACTTGTTGCGCTCGTGACGCAGCTCGTTCTGGCGGTTGCGCTTGATCTGGGACTTGATGTTTGCCATCTGGTGGTTCTCTGCCTTCGGTCGCTCGTCAGTCGGGTCGTCGTACGGTGGCGTTCGATGCACGCCACCACGAGGGCAGGCAGCATCCAGACACGCGAGGAGTCACGCTACCAAGTGCCCCGCGCGCCCGTCGAATCCACTGGCGGGGACCGCCACGGGTTCGGTGACCGTCCCGACCTCGTGGGAGAATCCGCCGGTGCCTGCTACGCCTGCGTCCGCCGTGCCCCAGCCGGGGCGCACCGACCCCGCGATCATCCGCAACTTCTGCATCATCGCGCACATCGACCACGGCAAGTCGACCCTTGCCGACCGGATGCTGCAGCTGACCGGCGTGGTGGGCGAGCGTGAGGCCAAGGCGCAGTACCTGGACCGCATGGACATCGAGCGCGAGCGCGGCATCACCATCAAGTCGCAGGCCGTGCGCATGCCCTGGACGGTCACCGCGGAGGCGGCCGACCAGCACGGCGTGGAGGCCGGCCCCGGCACCTACGTGCTCAACATGATCGACACGCCCGGGCACGTCGACTTCACCTACGAGGTGTCCCGGTCGCTGGAGGCCTGCGAGGCGGCGATCCTGCTGGTCGACGCGGCCCAGGGGATCGAGGCGCAGACGCTCGCGAACCTCTACCTGGCGATGGGTGCCGACCTGCACATCATCCCGGTGCTCAACAAGATCGACCTGCCGTCGGCCAACGTCGAGAAGTACGCCCTCGAGCTGGCGAACCTCGTCGGCTGCGAGCCGGAGGACGTGCTGCTGACCTCCGCCAAGACCGGCGTCGGGGTGGAGGCGCTGCTCAACGAGATCGTCAAGCAGGTCCCGGCCCCCGTCGGCGACGCGGACGCTCCGGCCCGGGCACTGATCTTCGACTCCGTCTACGACACCTACCGCGGCGTCGTCACCTACGTGCGGGTGGTCGACGGCTCGTTG
This Nocardioides alkalitolerans DNA region includes the following protein-coding sequences:
- the rpsT gene encoding 30S ribosomal protein S20, whose translation is MANIKSQIKRNRQNELRHERNKSVKTGLKTAVRKFREAAEAGEKDKAIELGRDASKKLDKAASKGVIHKNQAANRKSAIAKRAASL